One genomic segment of Theobroma cacao cultivar B97-61/B2 chromosome 6, Criollo_cocoa_genome_V2, whole genome shotgun sequence includes these proteins:
- the LOC18595461 gene encoding probable protein phosphatase 2C 21 has translation MGVYLSTPKTEKFSDDGENDRLRFGLSSMQGWRATMEDAHAAYPDLDRSTSFFGVYDGHGGKAVAKFCAKYLHQQVLKHEAYLAGDIGTSVQKSFLRMDEMMRGQRGWRELAILGDKMDKVSGLIEGLIWSPRGGEANNHFDDWRSEEGPHSDFHGPTSGSTACVAIIRNNQLVVANAGDSRCVISRKSQAYNLSKDHKPDLEVEKDRILKAGGFIQVGRVNGSLNLARAIGDAEFKQNKTLPAEKQVVTANPDINTVELCDDDEFLVLACDGIWDCMSSQQLVDFVGEQLKNESKLSAICERVFDRCLAPTAGGEGCDNMTMILVQFKKPAGSGTSSEQQPPTLTDQTPAPETDKSTLESGS, from the exons ATGGGTGTATACCTCAGCACCCCGAAAACTGAAAAGTTCTCAGATGATGGTGAAAATGACAGGCTTCGATTTGGATTGTCCTCCATGCAAGGATGGCGTGCAACGATGGAGGATGCT CATGCAGCTTATCCAGATCTGGATCGCTCGACGTCCTTTTTTGGTGTTTATGATGGTCATGGAG GTAAAGCAGTGGCTAAGTTTTGCGCCAAGTATCTCCATCAACAGGTGCTCAAGCATGAGGCATATTTAGCTGGAGATATAGGGACTTCAGTACAGAAATCTTTTCTCAG AATGGATGAGATGATGCGTGGACAAAGGGGATGGAGAGAATTAGCAATCCTGGGAGATAAAATGGACAAGGTTTCGGGCCTCATTGAAGGGCTCATATGGTCTCCTAGGGGTGGTGAAGCTAATAACCATTTTGATGATTGGCGTTCTGAGgag GGCCCTCACTCTGATTTTCATGGACCTACTTCTGGAAGCACAGCCTGTGTTGCAATCATTCGAAACAACCAACTTGTTGTTGCTAATGCTGGTGATTCTCGTTGTGTAATATCCAGAAAGAGCCAG GCGTATAATTTGTCTAAAGATCACAAGCCTGACCTTGAGGTGGAGAAAGATAGGATTCTGAAAGCTGGTGGTTTTATTCAAGTGGGACGTGTCAACGGAAGTTTAAACTTGGCCAGGGCTATTG GAGATGCGGAGTTCAAACAGAACAAAACTCTGCCAGCAGAAAAACAAGTTGTAACAGCTAATCCAGACATTAACACT GTTGAGCTTTGCGATGATGATGAGTTTCTTGTTTTAGCTTGCGATGGGATTTG GGATTGTATGTCAAGTCAACAACTAGTGGATTTTGTAGGAGAGCAGTTAAAAAAT GAATCTAAACTGTCAGCGATCTGTGAGAGAGTATTTGACAGGTGTTTGGCTCCAACAGCCGGTGGTGAGGGATGTGATAACATGACGATGATCCTTGTTCAGTTCAAAAAACCTGCTGGTTCTGGTACTTCTTCAGAGCAGCAGCCACCAACATTGACCGATCAAACGCCCGCGCCCGAGACAGATAAAAGCACATTAGAGTCTGGATCTTAA